The segment CCAGAAATGTTGCAGCCGTGGCTGCCAGACATGGAGTTTCAGGATGGACTTTGGGCAGGACATCTCAACGGTGCAGCAGCCGATTTTATCGATAGCCTCGCTTTGATGAATGCTCAGTTAATTTCGATGTCGCTAGCTCGTCCATCGCTTGAAGAATTTTTTGTCAAGCAATTGCGCGATCGTGGCATTCATTCGAGTTCGTGAGCGCTAGGCTAGAAGAAAGTTACTCTCTCTCGTTCATGCATTGTCAGCTTTGCGATCGCGATGTCCCCGCACTTACTGAACACCATCTAGTTCCCAGACAACATACCAAACGCAAAAAACTTGATCCGGGTGAAACGATCGAGATTTGCCCGGCCTGCCATCGCCAAATTCATACTCTATTCGACAATCGCCAACTGGCTCAAGAACTCAATACGGTTGAGCGCTTGAAGTATGATCCAGCGATGGCGAAATTTTTGGCGTGGGTGAGGAAGCAGAATCCCGATCGTAAGGTGAGAGTTAAGCAGTAGAGGGGTGGGGAGTAGAGGCCTACTCCCCACCCCCTATCTAATTAAGCCGTCTCCCACAAGCGACGAATTTCATCCGGCAAGAAACTTGCAACCTCTTGAATTCGCTCCTGTGATAGCTCATCTTTCGTTGCTGAAAAGACTGCTGAAACAACTTGCTCTGGTGACGTATTCGGCTGCAATCCTCCTTCTTGTCTGACTCGGAACAAGAAAGTCTCTGACTTAATCTTCAACGGTGGACGGATATGACTGAGGAAATGCACGATCGGATTGGTATCCTCCCACAAATCGGAAACTTCCGTTGCTAGTGGAGTCGCCGTATAAAGCGTTCTGTCAGGATTACCTTCGTCGAGAGGAACATGTAACTCTTGTGAAATATTCTCAACTGCCTCATTCGTCATCATGTCGCGCATGGTTCGGAAGACGACTTCTGTCACATCGCGTGCATCATAGAGGTCAGAAAATCCGCCTTTGAGCGCTACTTTTTCAAGGAATGGCGTATCTTTTGTCGCGATCGGAACAGTTGTCCCAGATTGCAGAGATTCAGGCGGCTTAGCTTCCATTTCTTCGAGCATTTTCCGACCTTTCTCAGTCAGTTCAGCTTTTTTGAACTCAATCAGATGAGGCAACGGGCCATCTGCTGCGCCATATGTATTGGCAATTCTTAAACCAAACTCTTCGCGATCGACAACATTCGGTACATCATCCTGGTTTCCATAAGCATTTCCAGAAAATTCAGCATTGATGTACTGGCGTTGATTGAGAAAATCTAAATGTCCTAGCAGATCAACGGGAGTCAGCTTGATCCCTGCAAAATCAGTTTCATCAAATTTCACCGGATCAGGCCCTGGCCCTTGATCGCTCTCGTCGATTTTTTTCAGCATGATATAAACCACGTCATCCCGGATGGCGATCGGCATAATAATTCTCCTTTATCGCTTAGCCTCTCAACTATTCCGCGATCGACCAAATCCTTTCATCTCTCAGGTGAAGCATTTGCTATCTCTACCAATAGACAGACAAAATGGTTCAAACCTTGGTTTCCCTGCTAAAAGTAAAGAAATCCCCAAGACTAGGGCAATCCCTATCAGGAAACGCTACCGTAACTCTAAACTGGACTCTAGACCTATTTGCTTATGGAAACTTACCAACCTGATCTCGAAACTGAAACGCCTGAAGAAGCTGCGATTACAGGGATCAAGCTTATAGAAGTGATTGAAACTGTCATTGGTAGCTTGGATCAAAACAAGAGCGCAATGGTGAGCCACAGTGAGGGCAGCTCTGTATGGAAATTCAAATACGGCAGCGTAGAAACATTTGTGCAACTGACCGGAACTTCTGACGATGATGCATTTTCTGTTTGGGCACATATTCTGAATCTTCCCGTCCAAAACGAGCCGCAATTGATGCGAAAGCTACTTGAGATGAATTGGCTCAGTACGTTTGAAGCTCATTTTGCGATCGTCGATTCCAAAGTCGCAGTCGTTTCTTCTCGAACTGTTGCAGAGCTATCTCCTGGCGAAATTTCTCGGCTGATCACAATTGTGGCAACGATCGCTGATGATAACGATGATGCTTTGCAAGCAGAGTTTGGAGCAGCCTGATTTGATATCGGCTAGTTGTTCGTCAAGTTGAAAACGGTGGGGAGTGGGGAGCAAGAGCCATTGCTAGTTTTCTCCCTATTCCCCCACCCAATCTAACCGTTTAAAACTCTCTCACACTTGGCTGCCCATCTTTGACTTCGCCCACCATAATGATGTCTGCTACACCGACGAACAAGCCGTTTTCTAGCACACCGGGAAGGTTATTCAACG is part of the Leptolyngbya boryana PCC 6306 genome and harbors:
- a CDS encoding DUF2267 domain-containing protein, which produces MPIAIRDDVVYIMLKKIDESDQGPGPDPVKFDETDFAGIKLTPVDLLGHLDFLNQRQYINAEFSGNAYGNQDDVPNVVDREEFGLRIANTYGAADGPLPHLIEFKKAELTEKGRKMLEEMEAKPPESLQSGTTVPIATKDTPFLEKVALKGGFSDLYDARDVTEVVFRTMRDMMTNEAVENISQELHVPLDEGNPDRTLYTATPLATEVSDLWEDTNPIVHFLSHIRPPLKIKSETFLFRVRQEGGLQPNTSPEQVVSAVFSATKDELSQERIQEVASFLPDEIRRLWETA
- a CDS encoding HNH endonuclease; its protein translation is MHCQLCDRDVPALTEHHLVPRQHTKRKKLDPGETIEICPACHRQIHTLFDNRQLAQELNTVERLKYDPAMAKFLAWVRKQNPDRKVRVKQ
- a CDS encoding YbjN domain-containing protein, whose product is METYQPDLETETPEEAAITGIKLIEVIETVIGSLDQNKSAMVSHSEGSSVWKFKYGSVETFVQLTGTSDDDAFSVWAHILNLPVQNEPQLMRKLLEMNWLSTFEAHFAIVDSKVAVVSSRTVAELSPGEISRLITIVATIADDNDDALQAEFGAA